A genome region from Megalobrama amblycephala isolate DHTTF-2021 linkage group LG16, ASM1881202v1, whole genome shotgun sequence includes the following:
- the calm3a gene encoding calmodulin 3a (phosphorylase kinase, delta) isoform X2 has product MQADQLTEEQIAEFKEAFSLFDKDGDGTITTKELGTVMRSLGQNPTEAELQDMINEVDADGNGTIDFPEFLTMMARKMKDTDSEEEIREAFRVFDKDGNGYISAAELRHVMTNLGEKLTDEEVDEMIREADIDGDGQVNYEEFVQMMTAK; this is encoded by the exons atgcaggcagatcagctGACCGAGGAACAGATTGCTG AGTTCAAGGAGGCGTTCTCACTCTTCGACAAAGATGGCGATGGCACCATTACCACCAAAGAGTTGGGCACAGTGATGCGCTCATTGGGTCAGAACCCCACTGAGGCTGAGCTCCAGGACATGATCAACGAGGTTGACGCTGATG GCAATGGAACTATAGACTTCCCAGAGTTCCTAACCATGATGGCGAGGAAAATGAAGGACACGGACAGTGAAGAGGAAATCCGAGAAGCTTTCAGAGTCTTTGACAAG GATGGAAACGGCTACATCAGTGCAGCCGAGCTCCGTCACGTCATGACCAATCTGGGCGAGAAGTTGACAGATGAGGAAGTGGACGAGATGATCCGAGAGGCAGATATCGATGGAGACGGTCAAGTCAACTATGAAG AGTTTGTCCAGATGATGACTGCAAAGTGA
- the calm3a gene encoding calmodulin 3a (phosphorylase kinase, delta) isoform X3 yields the protein MADQLTEEQIAEFKEAFSLFDKDGDGTITTKELGTVMRSLGQNPTEAELQDMINEVDADGNGTIDFPEFLTMMARKMKDTDSEEEIREAFRVFDKDGNGYISAAELRHVMTNLGEKLTDEEVDEMIREADIDGDGQVNYEEFVQMMTAK from the exons gcagatcagctGACCGAGGAACAGATTGCTG AGTTCAAGGAGGCGTTCTCACTCTTCGACAAAGATGGCGATGGCACCATTACCACCAAAGAGTTGGGCACAGTGATGCGCTCATTGGGTCAGAACCCCACTGAGGCTGAGCTCCAGGACATGATCAACGAGGTTGACGCTGATG GCAATGGAACTATAGACTTCCCAGAGTTCCTAACCATGATGGCGAGGAAAATGAAGGACACGGACAGTGAAGAGGAAATCCGAGAAGCTTTCAGAGTCTTTGACAAG GATGGAAACGGCTACATCAGTGCAGCCGAGCTCCGTCACGTCATGACCAATCTGGGCGAGAAGTTGACAGATGAGGAAGTGGACGAGATGATCCGAGAGGCAGATATCGATGGAGACGGTCAAGTCAACTATGAAG AGTTTGTCCAGATGATGACTGCAAAGTGA
- the calm3a gene encoding calmodulin 3a (phosphorylase kinase, delta) isoform X4 yields MRSLGQNPTEAELQDMINEVDADGNGTIDFPEFLTMMARKMKDTDSEEEIREAFRVFDKDGNGYISAAELRHVMTNLGEKLTDEEVDEMIREADIDGDGQVNYEEFVQMMTAK; encoded by the exons ATGCGCTCATTGGGTCAGAACCCCACTGAGGCTGAGCTCCAGGACATGATCAACGAGGTTGACGCTGATG GCAATGGAACTATAGACTTCCCAGAGTTCCTAACCATGATGGCGAGGAAAATGAAGGACACGGACAGTGAAGAGGAAATCCGAGAAGCTTTCAGAGTCTTTGACAAG GATGGAAACGGCTACATCAGTGCAGCCGAGCTCCGTCACGTCATGACCAATCTGGGCGAGAAGTTGACAGATGAGGAAGTGGACGAGATGATCCGAGAGGCAGATATCGATGGAGACGGTCAAGTCAACTATGAAG AGTTTGTCCAGATGATGACTGCAAAGTGA
- the calm3a gene encoding calmodulin 3a (phosphorylase kinase, delta) isoform X1, which yields MEYQDDLLAKECKEEFKEAFSLFDKDGDGTITTKELGTVMRSLGQNPTEAELQDMINEVDADGNGTIDFPEFLTMMARKMKDTDSEEEIREAFRVFDKDGNGYISAAELRHVMTNLGEKLTDEEVDEMIREADIDGDGQVNYEEFVQMMTAK from the exons ATGGAGTACCAAGATGACCTACTTGCCAAAGAGTGCAAAGAGG AGTTCAAGGAGGCGTTCTCACTCTTCGACAAAGATGGCGATGGCACCATTACCACCAAAGAGTTGGGCACAGTGATGCGCTCATTGGGTCAGAACCCCACTGAGGCTGAGCTCCAGGACATGATCAACGAGGTTGACGCTGATG GCAATGGAACTATAGACTTCCCAGAGTTCCTAACCATGATGGCGAGGAAAATGAAGGACACGGACAGTGAAGAGGAAATCCGAGAAGCTTTCAGAGTCTTTGACAAG GATGGAAACGGCTACATCAGTGCAGCCGAGCTCCGTCACGTCATGACCAATCTGGGCGAGAAGTTGACAGATGAGGAAGTGGACGAGATGATCCGAGAGGCAGATATCGATGGAGACGGTCAAGTCAACTATGAAG AGTTTGTCCAGATGATGACTGCAAAGTGA